Proteins co-encoded in one Arachis hypogaea cultivar Tifrunner chromosome 13, arahy.Tifrunner.gnm2.J5K5, whole genome shotgun sequence genomic window:
- the LOC112792450 gene encoding probable CDP-diacylglycerol--inositol 3-phosphatidyltransferase 2, which yields MAKKPGPKPGSKPSKLSVYLYIPNIIGYTRVLLNCFAFHVCFTNKILFSILYFFSFVCDAVDGWAARKFNQVSTFGAVLDMVTDRISTACLLVVLSQVYKPGLVFLSLLALDIASHWLQMYSTFLMGKASHKDVKDSSNWLFRLYYGNRMFMAYCCVSCEVLYLILFYLSENHTEKLTDVLATNLQKISILSFLIATSLVGCTIKQLTNVIQLKTAADACVLYDIDKKHKQ from the exons ATGGCCAAGAAACCTGGACCAAAACCTGGATCAAAACCTAGTAAATTGTCTGTGTACCTTTATATTCCTAATATTATAG GATATACCCGGGTTCTTTTAAACTGCTTTGCTTTCCACGTATGTTTTACAAACAAAATATTGTTCTCTATTCTCTATTTTTTCAG CTTTGTATGTGATGCTGTGGATGGCTGGGCTGCTCGCAAATTCAATCAAG TGTCAACCTTCGGAGCTGTTCTGGACATGGTTACGGAcag AATTAGCACTGCTTGTCTACTTGTTGTTCTTTCCCAAGTTTACAA GCCTGGCTTAGTCTTCTTGTCCTTGCTAGCTTTAGATATTGCTAGCCACTGGCTTCAAATGTACAG CACTTTCTTGATGGGCAAGGCTAGTCATAAAGATGTAAAAGACAGTAGTAACTGGCTTTTCAGGTTATACTATGGCAATAGGATGTTTATGGCTTACTGTTGTGTCTCATGTGAG GTTCTTTACTTAATCCTGTTTTATCTTTCGGAGAATCATACAGAGAAATTGACAGAT gtTTTAGCAACAAATCTGCAAAAGATATCAATACTCTCTTTTCTAATCGCAACAAGTTTAGTTGGATGCACAATCAAGCAGCTTACCAATGTCATTCAG CTGAAGACAGCAGCAGATGCATGTGTGCTTTATGACATCGACAAAAAACACAAGCAGTGA